In Prunus dulcis chromosome 1, ALMONDv2, whole genome shotgun sequence, the following are encoded in one genomic region:
- the LOC117613939 gene encoding RNA demethylase ALKBH9B-like, with the protein MRTEEESRSVTACQDWMSLLRTLERDQILQVLSDGFCQNCQVLLKDRIHKKVGDVSFSSDNNKRAVDVPSQSGNAPIARSSENASMESCDKRFDQQECTPPQTIPIHSSTQRGYTANSWPASINSKRNSVEHSASPVLFNDATRGDSSFIRGGLLEDPNKHNRVLQVGREKDFIHIENINGRRTNVLQGLELHTQVFNANEQKEIVDCVYNLQRMGQRGQLRERTYSEPRKWMRGKGRVTIQFGCCYNYAVDRNGNPPGIVRNEDVDPLPPLFKQMIKRMVSWHILPPTCIPDSCIVNIYDEGDCIPPHIDHHDFVRPFCTVSFLTECDILFGSNLKVVGPGEFSGPVSLPLPVGSVLILNGNAADIAKHCVPGVPARRISITFRKMDNSKIPYNFSHDPELQEMKPFVHSPFSKSKIPQDEQGKPYSYFPVKSQVQHNLHQDDELNRTESKSGKKRNINPSFVLEKDDFPPLGSLRSVNRRNVSRQ; encoded by the exons ATGAGGACTGAAGAAGAGTCCAGAAGTGTCACTGCTTGCCAAGACTGGATGAGTTTGCTGAGGACTTTAGaacgcgaccaaattttgcaagTATTGTCAGATGGGTTTTGCCAAAACTGCCAAGTCCTCTTGAAGGATCGAATTCACA AAAAAGTAGGTGATGTATCCTTTTCTAGTGATAATAACAAAAGGGCTGTGGATGTACCAAGCCAGTCCGGGAATGCACCAATTGCGCGGTCATCGGAGAATGCTAGTATGGAGTCATGTGATAAAAGGTTTGACCAACAAGAGTGCACTCCACCCCAAACAATTCCTATCCACTCATCAACGCAGAGAGGGTACACTGCTAATTCTTGGCCCGCATCCATAAACAGCAAAAGGAATTCAGTTGAGCACTCAGCTTCTCCAGTATTATTCAATGATGCAACCAGAGGAGATTCCTCTTTCATTCGTGGTGGATTATTGGAGGATCCAAACAAGCATAATCGAGTATTACAAgtagggagagagaaggacTTCATCCACATTGAGAATATAAATGGTAGACGAACAAATGTGCTACAGGGCTTAGAGCTACATACTCAGGTTTTTAATGCCAATGAGCAGAAGGAGATTGTTGATTGTGtctacaatttacaacgtATGGGGCAAAGGGGACAACTTAGAG AGCGGACATATTCCGAACCTAGAAAGTGGATGCGTGGTAAAGGACGTGTAACAATACAATTTGGTTGTTGTTACAATTATGCAGTG GATAGGAATGGGAACCCGCCAGGTATTGTTAGAAATGAAGATGTGGATCCCCTACCCCCTTTGTTCAAGCAAATGATAAAGAGGATGGTCAGTTGGCATATATTACCTCCAACATGCATCCCTGACAGCTGCATTGTGAATATATACGATGAAGGGGATTGTATTCCTCCTCATATTGACCACCATGATTTTGTTAGACCTTTCTGCACGGTTTCATTTTTGACAGAATGCGACATACTTTTTGGTTCAAATCTAAAGGTTGTGGGTCCAGGAGAGTTTTCGGGACCTGTTTCTCTACCTTTGCCTGTTGG GTCAGTGCTTATTTTAAATGGTAATGCAGCTGACATTGCTAAGCATTGTGTACCTGGTGTTCCAGCAAGAAG GATTTCAATTACTTTCAGAAAAATGGATAATAGCAAGATTCCATACAATTTTTCTCACGATCCAGAGCTTCAGGAAATGAAACCTTTTGTTCACTCTCCCTTTTCCAAATCAAAAATCCCGCAAGATGAACAAGGAAAACCTTATTCCTATTTTCCAGTCAAGTCACAAGTCCAACATAACTTGCATCAAGACGATGAACTTAACCGTACTGAATCCAAGAGTGGTAAGAAGCGGAATATTAACccttcttttgttcttgagaAAGATGATTTCCCTCCCCTTGGCAGTTTAAGGTCTGTGAACAGACGGAACGTCAGCAGACAATGA